The Euphorbia lathyris chromosome 4, ddEupLath1.1, whole genome shotgun sequence genomic interval AATAAAGGCTAAATTTAAACAATAAtgatcaagaaaataaaatgattTACAGTTATCAATGCTGATGCATAGTTCCTCAAATTGTGTTACATGTAAATTAATTCTATTCATATTGTGATCATTTTCCTCTTATGGCTTGTCTGATGATATTTGAGCCATTAAGAACCACTATCTTCTTCAAAATAAATAGATAAGTACTATAATCTTTGACGCATGATAATGATCACCATTACAGAAGGTGGCATGCACAAAAAAGAACTAGTATTATAAAGGATTTCTTCTCAAGCATAACGGTAGCATCTGCTTCAATACTTTATTGCCAGAAAAGGAACCTTTTCAAAATAGATTTTTAAACATCATATTATTTGGTAATGGAAAGCTGGAATTCAGTGAGATACAAAATGCAGCTAGTCCACATTGAGAGAAATAAATATGTTGAAAAGAGAAGAAGAGTATCCCCTAAATCCCAATGCATAAAAGTGTTATGCCTCTGAAATTCTACAGCTCTCTCTCAAGTCTTCAGAACTAGATttgacattaaaaaaaattaagtagtACCATGATTTGGTCCTGCAAGTCAAGTCAACACCATATCTTGAGATTCCTAACAGAGAGCTCAAGGGCTTGAGCTATTTCTTCACTAGAACAAGATAATCTTTCCCACGTTTAGTGCTTATGCCTTCAGCAGCTGCAACATGAAGTGGAAAATGTCATATTGAAACCAACAGATAACAGATATTTGCAAACTTATCTCAAAAACTAGCCAAAAGTAAATGGCAATTTGCAACTTACCGAACATTATGGAAACTAATAACAATTTGAAATTTCAATGAGCAGTCCAACACGGGATGAGTTGTCATTTAGAGCAATGAGGTTTGATCACTGCTCTCACATTCAAAAACAGGTCAACTGTCCGGAGTAACCAACAAAACACCGTATCTAGCATTTAAACAAAACATAAGATGCATGTGATGTCTCCACCACCCATAAGCCAAAATTCAAGTCTAACGGGAGAGCATGCAACTCCAACTAGTAATGACATTGTTTGTAACAATATTTacagtaaaaaaatatatatatctcaTAATCTCCCAAATCTTCATTGTTTCAGATTCAGACAACCCACTTCTCTTCATCCAATGCAGGCACCACAATATCCTCCCTCATTAAACCAGCATATACTTGGCCTATTTTTGCCCCAGCTTGGGCAAAAAGCTCCACTACTGCAGGCACCATACCATAATACTTCTTCAAACCATTTACTAGTGGTTCACCACTATGCCGATCTCTCACATGCCATACATACACTATAggaattatatcatcaacagtAGCTTCCTGCCATGCATGTTGCCCATCCCTCATCTGATGCTTATAAGCTTGGCAATTGCGTACCTTGTGACCCTTAGGCCCTACTTGGATCTCCGGGCAATATCCACAAGTATGGACagcatattttttcataagttcTTTGGAACCTGAACACATTGTCCTCCATGCTTCCATGCCTTGAATAGCGACGCCTGCATAGGTATCATCATTTAGACTTGTACGTTTTATATGCTTAGAAAAAGAAGCAAATTCATATCCAATTTCAAGGATTAATTTTTAATCATAAGAGAAATGGAAAAATGACCTTTTATATCTTGAGAATGAGAGTCTACAGGCTCTTTGTTCTCCCTCAACTTCTCTATCTTCTCCCAAAACCCACCAGTGTTTATGCCAGTTCCAGGGGCAGCTTCTTCTTTGGGGAACCTACGCTCAAAATCTATAATTCTACCAGCAACATTGTAGGCAGGGACTGATCTTCTCCTTGTTGGGTACTCTGGTATGTCAACGCCTCCTTGGATACACAATTCCAAAATGGCTGGGATTCGATCTACTTGGAGTTGCTCATTATGAGAAACAGCTCTTCCAAGCCTATCATATAGATGAAAAGATTCAACAAGAGGCAAAATATGTTCCATGCCCCCAATTTCCCAACTGTGCTCTTTGCTTGCCAGGCTACCAGTCATATTGCATGATTTGATCTTATGCGGTGGATCACCAACATGAACTTCTCCACATACACTGCATAGGAAGCTTAGCATTACGCATACTAAACCAAATGAATATATCTATTAtacaaaagaaacaaaaaagaaaaatagagatAATCATAGACGTATATAATAGGGTGAGGAAGAAGAATGGTTCAGTTTTTCTTATGATAAATTCCATCATTCATTTAATAGATGGTTGAATCTTGAATTATCATCATGAGAAAACTAGTGCTGCAAAAAAGGGACTTGGGTTGAAAACCTCATGTTAATGCCCATATTCTTTAAATTGTTTATTGTCAACTATGTGGCATTCATACCTGGGATAAACCTGAACGAGTCACAAATCATGATTACACACAACATTTCTAGCAATCAAGTATTTATGAAATCACTAGATTGCAATTGTTATCGAACTATAACAGTCTCTAACTAATATACAAGTCCACAAGAACATATATGCTTCCTGTCACCAAGATTATATATCAAGtattccctctctctctctctctctctctctctctcaatctGACAAATTAATACTATGCAaactacataaaaaaaaaaaaaaggcggcccggtcgcattacgcgtccccgctgagcgagggtccggggaggggtcccaccacaagggtgtattggggcaagccggccgctcctaagactcgaacccgtgacctcaggtcacacggcaacaacgttttaccgttgcgccaaggctcgccctcactATGCAAACTACATAATAAGTAAAAAATTAGGTAAAACAAAAGGAAGAACTTCAATAAGCCACATAATTCTTACATTCAAGAATACCAGTATAGAGCTTTTCTAACCTGCATGAGTATACAGCAATGATCTTAGCAACCCTTGAAACACATGAGATAACTTCAGCTCTAGCAGCACGAACTTCATGAGCAACTGGAATTAATGCCTTCACCAATAATCCATTATCTGGTGGCTGCAGAATCCTTTCACGAGCCAATTCCCAATCTTTCTTCTTACTTCTAGCTTTAAGCTTGAGTTCATTAACACTCGTCACCCATGGCTTTCTCTCTGATTTCTTAAGCTTCTTAGGAAGCTCTATGTAAGATGACCCAGTACAGTACAAAGCAGAAGGATGCTTTAAATGATTTGTATTAAACCTTCTGCTGTGTGCAGCCACATTCTGcacaatcatctcaaacaagctCACAGCTTCTCTGACCTTCCCAAAAAACATTGTTGCTCACTGAAGCTCATTCACTCGCcctgaaaaaaatattaatgttaAACTACACTCAACTGAGTCTTGTCTCCTTGAAGATAATTTTATCactatttattttcatatttctaGCAGTTGCACCTGATAAATTATGAGGACAGAAATTTAAACCAAATCAAACGTATTACAAACTACAAGATAGATATaagatacatatatataaaaaccttaaactatcaacaCACAACCATCAGCTTAGCCTTTCAACAAACAGCTCAAATGCAATATAAAGAAGAGATTGTAACCTATagggagaaaaaaaaaaactactccTCACTTGGATGGAGTTATTAGAGGGTTTTAAAGTACACTAATATGAAATGACTAGGTTTACAAAAAGATATATGGCATATATTGCTTGG includes:
- the LOC136227092 gene encoding APO protein 3, mitochondrial-like, which translates into the protein MFFGKVREAVSLFEMIVQNVAAHSRRFNTNHLKHPSALYCTGSSYIELPKKLKKSERKPWVTSVNELKLKARSKKKDWELARERILQPPDNGLLVKALIPVAHEVRAARAEVISCVSRVAKIIAVYSCSVCGEVHVGDPPHKIKSCNMTGSLASKEHSWEIGGMEHILPLVESFHLYDRLGRAVSHNEQLQVDRIPAILELCIQGGVDIPEYPTRRRSVPAYNVAGRIIDFERRFPKEEAAPGTGINTGGFWEKIEKLRENKEPVDSHSQDIKGVAIQGMEAWRTMCSGSKELMKKYAVHTCGYCPEIQVGPKGHKVRNCQAYKHQMRDGQHAWQEATVDDIIPIVYVWHVRDRHSGEPLVNGLKKYYGMVPAVVELFAQAGAKIGQVYAGLMREDIVVPALDEEKWVV